One Pseudomonas sp. MH9.2 DNA segment encodes these proteins:
- a CDS encoding DUF4398 domain-containing protein, producing the protein MSIRALFAATVFAALVGCANDPAPIEQLRLTEQAVDQAKAVGATEEIPELTLAQSKLIQARADMANQSFKEARMQAEQSELDARLAEARVLTQKSQEQIMQLNTRLNRLRKQVGDVQ; encoded by the coding sequence GTGAGTATTCGAGCTTTATTCGCCGCCACAGTCTTTGCTGCTCTGGTCGGCTGTGCCAACGATCCGGCACCAATCGAACAGTTACGACTGACCGAGCAAGCAGTGGATCAAGCCAAGGCGGTGGGTGCCACCGAAGAAATCCCAGAGCTGACACTGGCCCAGTCGAAACTGATTCAGGCTCGCGCCGACATGGCCAACCAATCATTCAAAGAGGCTCGCATGCAGGCCGAGCAGTCTGAACTCGATGCGCGGCTCGCCGAAGCACGCGTCCTGACCCAGAAGAGTCAGGAGCAAATAATGCAGCTGAACACTCGCCTCAATCGTCTGCGTAAGCAAGTGGGAGACGTTCAGTGA
- a CDS encoding substrate-binding periplasmic protein gives MSRPRLLLPSLLLGVFMLPSLSFAAGKCERLIVTGSPDAPPYLWRDPQDPKHLMGANADLLKQAAEELGLKVELLYAGKRSQALEEVRSGRMDLLADAPLKTSELESLDYIHPSITQNEIVVWTRHDHAQPFNVLADLRDHPGAVSNKIRFTQPFEALVSEHLRLERTENLTQAFQKLILGQVEYVLAGRYAGLAMAQALGVSADLVAQPLPLDKQGLYLALSFNSACNDPWLRGQLAKKMTESAASGLSGEAVKRNLELWKAQLLLPATAPNK, from the coding sequence ATGAGCAGGCCTCGGCTGCTATTGCCATCGCTTCTTTTAGGCGTGTTCATGTTGCCATCACTGAGTTTCGCCGCGGGCAAATGTGAGCGTCTGATCGTGACAGGCAGCCCTGATGCGCCGCCTTATTTATGGCGTGACCCCCAAGACCCGAAGCACCTGATGGGCGCCAATGCCGACCTGCTCAAACAAGCAGCTGAAGAGTTGGGCCTGAAAGTAGAGCTGCTGTATGCAGGTAAGCGCAGTCAGGCGTTGGAAGAAGTGCGCAGTGGGCGTATGGACCTGTTGGCCGACGCGCCGTTGAAGACGTCGGAACTTGAATCGCTTGATTACATTCATCCTTCGATCACCCAGAACGAAATCGTTGTCTGGACTCGACATGATCATGCGCAGCCCTTCAATGTGCTTGCCGATCTGCGCGATCACCCAGGCGCGGTATCGAACAAAATTCGCTTCACACAACCCTTTGAGGCGCTAGTCAGTGAGCATCTGAGACTTGAACGCACCGAGAATCTGACTCAGGCGTTTCAAAAATTGATTCTGGGGCAGGTTGAATATGTACTGGCGGGCCGTTACGCCGGTCTGGCGATGGCCCAGGCATTGGGGGTGTCTGCGGACCTGGTTGCGCAGCCTTTGCCACTGGATAAGCAGGGGCTGTACTTGGCGTTGTCATTCAATTCAGCCTGCAATGATCCTTGGTTACGCGGACAGCTGGCCAAAAAGATGACAGAATCGGCCGCCTCCGGCCTGTCAGGCGAGGCGGTGAAACGCAATCTGGAACTCTGGAAAGCGCAGTTGCTGCTGCCAGCCACCGCCCCAAACAAGTAG
- a CDS encoding electron transfer flavoprotein subunit alpha/FixB family protein has product MTILVIAEHENGVVAPATLNTVAAAVKIGGDIHVLVAGANVGAVAEAAAKIAGVSKVLVADNAAYAHQLPENVAPLVAELGKAYSHILAAATSNGKNILPRVAAQLDVDQISEIIAVESADTFKRPIYAGNAIATVQSSAAVKVITVRATGFDPVAAEGGSASVEAVSAAHDAGKSTFVSEELAKSDRPELTAAKIVVSGGRGMQNGENFKHLYALADKLGAAVGASRAAVDAGFVPNDMQVGQTGKIVAPQLYIAVGISGAIQHLAGMKDSKVIVAINKDEEAPIFQVADYGLVADLFEAVPEFEKLV; this is encoded by the coding sequence ATGACTATCTTGGTTATTGCTGAACATGAAAATGGTGTCGTTGCCCCGGCAACCCTGAACACCGTGGCTGCCGCTGTAAAAATCGGTGGTGATATTCACGTACTGGTGGCCGGTGCCAACGTCGGTGCAGTCGCCGAAGCAGCAGCGAAAATCGCCGGTGTTTCGAAGGTACTGGTCGCTGATAATGCGGCTTACGCTCATCAGTTGCCGGAAAACGTCGCGCCGCTGGTTGCCGAGCTGGGCAAGGCTTACAGCCACATCCTGGCTGCTGCTACGTCCAACGGCAAAAACATCCTGCCGCGTGTTGCTGCGCAGCTGGACGTTGACCAGATCTCCGAGATCATCGCCGTTGAAAGCGCTGACACCTTCAAGCGTCCGATCTATGCCGGTAACGCCATTGCGACAGTGCAGTCTTCGGCTGCGGTCAAAGTGATCACCGTGCGTGCCACCGGTTTTGATCCGGTGGCGGCTGAAGGCGGTTCGGCTTCTGTTGAAGCGGTCTCGGCTGCTCACGATGCTGGCAAGTCCACCTTCGTTAGCGAAGAACTGGCCAAGTCCGATCGTCCAGAACTGACGGCTGCCAAAATCGTCGTTTCCGGCGGTCGTGGCATGCAGAACGGCGAGAACTTCAAACACCTGTACGCCTTGGCCGACAAGCTGGGCGCTGCTGTGGGTGCTTCGCGCGCCGCAGTCGACGCAGGTTTCGTACCCAACGACATGCAGGTCGGTCAGACCGGCAAAATCGTTGCGCCACAACTGTACATTGCGGTCGGTATTTCCGGCGCGATCCAGCATTTGGCCGGTATGAAAGATTCCAAAGTGATCGTTGCGATCAACAAGGATGAAGAAGCGCCGATCTTCCAGGTGGCTGATTACGGCCTGGTGGCTGATTTGTTCGAAGCCGTTCCTGAGTTTGAGAAGCTGGTTTAA
- a CDS encoding electron transfer flavoprotein subunit beta/FixA family protein: MKVLVAVKRVVDYNVKVRVKADNSGVDLANVKMSMNPFCEIAVEEAVRLKEKGVATEIVVVSIGPTTAQEQLRTALALGADRAILVECADELNSLAVAKLLKAVVDKEQPQLVILGKQAIDSDNNQTGQMLAALSGYAQGTFASKVEVSGDKVSVTREVDAGLQTVSLSLPAIVTTDLRLNEPRYASLPNIMKAKKKPLEVLTPDALGVSTASTTKTLKVEAPATRSAGIKVKSVAELVEKLKNEAKVI, translated from the coding sequence ATGAAGGTTCTTGTAGCTGTCAAACGAGTGGTCGACTACAACGTCAAGGTTCGCGTCAAAGCGGACAACTCCGGCGTCGATCTCGCTAACGTCAAAATGTCGATGAACCCCTTCTGCGAAATCGCTGTAGAAGAAGCCGTCCGCCTGAAAGAAAAAGGCGTTGCGACCGAGATCGTCGTCGTTTCCATTGGTCCGACCACCGCTCAGGAGCAACTGCGTACCGCATTGGCTCTGGGTGCTGATCGCGCCATCCTCGTTGAGTGCGCCGACGAACTGAACTCCCTGGCCGTGGCCAAGTTGCTCAAGGCTGTGGTCGACAAAGAACAACCGCAGCTGGTGATCCTGGGTAAACAGGCCATCGACAGCGACAACAACCAGACCGGCCAGATGCTGGCTGCACTGAGCGGCTACGCTCAGGGCACCTTCGCCTCTAAAGTCGAAGTGTCTGGCGACAAAGTCAGCGTCACGCGTGAAGTCGACGCCGGCCTGCAGACGGTGTCCCTGAGCCTGCCCGCGATCGTGACCACAGACCTGCGTCTGAACGAGCCACGTTACGCCTCCTTGCCAAACATCATGAAAGCCAAGAAGAAGCCTCTTGAAGTGCTGACTCCGGACGCTTTGGGCGTTTCTACCGCCTCCACGACCAAAACCCTGAAAGTTGAAGCGCCGGCTACCCGCAGCGCAGGCATCAAGGTCAAGTCGGTGGCTGAACTGGTCGAGAAACTGAAAAACGAAGCGAAGGTAATCTAA
- a CDS encoding electron transfer flavoprotein-ubiquinone oxidoreductase, whose translation MEREYMEFDVVIVGAGPAGLSAACRLKQKAAEAGKEISVCVVEKGSEVGAHILSGAVFEPRALNELFPNWKELGAPLNTPVKRDDIFVLKSADSATKVPNLFVPKTMHNEGNYIISLGNLCRWLAQQAENLGVEIYPGFAAQEALFDENGVVRGIVTGDLGVDREGHPKEGYFTPGMELRGKYTLFAEGCRGHIGKQLLKRFNLDTEADAQHYGIGLKEIWEVDPAKHEQGLVVHTAGWPLDVMGTENTGGSFLYHLENNQVVVGLIVDLSYSNAFLSPFDEFQRLKHHPVIKQYLEGGKRISYGARAICKGGLNSLPKMVFPGGALIGCDLGTLNFAKIKGSHTAMKSGMLAADSVADALFAGKEGGDELNTYVEAFKASWLYDELFASRNFGPALHKFGPILGGAFNFIDQNFFGGKIPFTLHDTKPDYACMKLAADSKKIDYPRPDGKLSFDKLSSVFLSNTNHEEEQPCHLKLADPSIPIGTNLPLYDEPAQRYCPAGVYEVVTKEDGEKRFQINAQNCVHCKTCDIKDPSQNITWVAPEGSGGPTYPNM comes from the coding sequence GTGGAACGCGAATACATGGAATTCGACGTCGTCATCGTCGGCGCAGGCCCCGCGGGTCTTTCCGCCGCTTGCCGACTGAAGCAGAAGGCCGCCGAAGCCGGAAAGGAAATCAGCGTCTGCGTGGTGGAAAAAGGCTCTGAAGTGGGCGCGCACATTTTATCCGGTGCCGTGTTCGAACCTCGCGCCCTGAACGAATTGTTTCCGAACTGGAAAGAGCTCGGCGCGCCTCTGAACACCCCGGTCAAGCGCGACGATATCTTTGTACTCAAAAGTGCCGACAGCGCAACTAAAGTACCCAACCTCTTTGTGCCTAAAACCATGCACAACGAAGGTAACTACATCATTTCCCTGGGCAATCTGTGCCGCTGGCTGGCTCAGCAGGCTGAAAACCTGGGTGTCGAAATCTACCCGGGCTTTGCCGCCCAGGAAGCACTGTTCGACGAGAACGGCGTGGTACGCGGGATCGTTACCGGCGATCTGGGCGTTGACCGTGAAGGCCATCCTAAAGAGGGTTACTTCACCCCTGGCATGGAACTGCGCGGCAAGTACACGCTGTTCGCCGAAGGTTGCCGTGGCCACATCGGTAAACAATTGCTCAAGCGCTTCAACCTCGATACCGAAGCCGATGCGCAGCATTACGGTATTGGCCTCAAAGAAATCTGGGAAGTCGACCCGGCCAAGCACGAGCAAGGCCTGGTGGTCCACACCGCTGGCTGGCCATTGGACGTAATGGGCACCGAGAACACTGGCGGCTCTTTCCTTTATCACCTGGAAAACAATCAGGTGGTGGTCGGCCTGATCGTTGATCTGTCCTACTCCAATGCCTTTCTGTCACCGTTTGATGAATTCCAGCGCCTCAAGCACCACCCGGTGATCAAACAGTACCTCGAAGGCGGCAAGCGCATCAGCTACGGCGCGCGCGCCATCTGCAAGGGCGGCTTGAATTCGCTGCCGAAAATGGTCTTCCCGGGCGGCGCGCTGATCGGCTGCGACCTCGGCACCCTGAACTTCGCCAAGATCAAGGGCAGCCACACCGCCATGAAATCCGGCATGCTCGCGGCTGATTCGGTGGCTGATGCCCTCTTCGCTGGCAAGGAAGGCGGCGACGAACTGAACACCTACGTTGAGGCCTTCAAAGCCAGCTGGCTCTACGATGAACTGTTCGCCAGCCGTAACTTCGGCCCGGCGCTGCACAAGTTCGGTCCGATCCTCGGCGGTGCGTTCAACTTCATCGATCAGAACTTCTTCGGCGGCAAGATCCCGTTCACCCTGCACGACACCAAGCCGGATTATGCGTGCATGAAGCTCGCGGCCGACTCGAAAAAGATCGATTACCCACGCCCCGATGGCAAGCTCAGCTTCGACAAGCTCAGCTCGGTATTTCTCTCCAACACCAACCATGAAGAGGAACAACCCTGCCACCTGAAGCTGGCCGATCCAAGCATCCCGATTGGCACCAACTTGCCGCTGTACGACGAACCGGCGCAGCGCTACTGCCCTGCCGGCGTGTATGAAGTGGTGACGAAGGAAGACGGCGAGAAGCGCTTCCAGATCAACGCGCAGAACTGCGTGCACTGCAAAACCTGCGACATCAAAGACCCTTCCCAGAACATTACCTGGGTAGCGCCTGAAGGCAGTGGCGGTCCGACTTACCCGAACATGTAA
- a CDS encoding AraC family transcriptional regulator: MLLTRHLDANATLVSLIQPLATRPGFLPTLLPEVQIVSARSNVARCPQIYEPSLMIIAQGSKLAYLGPRTLEYGAGRYLVQALSMPFECETFATPEVPLLGISIGIDRIMLGELVLAMGLMPGRDTQPQTLESMSSAALDAGMRESVERLLRCLHDPMECQIMGRTRLREVLYAALRGPQASVLRALVEQQGPFARVAASLSHLHAHYAEPLSVETLARCANMSASTFHEHFKRGTLLSPVQYLKRLRLLKAQRMLIAEGIGVAQVALRVGYQSTSQFSREYKRYFEHSPGDEAMGAHP, encoded by the coding sequence ATGTTGTTGACCCGCCACCTTGATGCCAATGCAACACTGGTCTCGTTGATCCAGCCGCTCGCCACTCGTCCGGGGTTTCTGCCGACGCTATTGCCTGAGGTGCAAATCGTTTCGGCTCGCAGCAATGTGGCGCGTTGCCCGCAGATTTACGAGCCAAGCCTGATGATCATTGCTCAAGGCAGCAAACTGGCCTACCTGGGGCCGCGCACTCTGGAATATGGCGCGGGGCGCTATCTGGTTCAGGCGTTGTCGATGCCCTTCGAGTGCGAAACCTTTGCCACACCCGAAGTGCCGTTGCTCGGCATCTCGATTGGCATTGACCGGATCATGCTGGGGGAGTTGGTGCTGGCCATGGGGCTAATGCCGGGGCGTGACACTCAACCCCAGACCCTGGAGTCCATGAGCTCCGCCGCGCTTGACGCGGGCATGCGCGAAAGTGTCGAGCGCTTGTTGCGCTGCCTGCATGATCCGATGGAGTGTCAGATCATGGGCCGCACGCGTTTGCGAGAGGTACTGTATGCCGCGCTGCGTGGCCCTCAGGCGAGTGTGTTGCGGGCGCTGGTCGAGCAGCAAGGGCCGTTTGCCCGTGTTGCTGCATCGTTAAGCCATTTGCATGCGCATTATGCGGAACCGCTCAGCGTCGAGACCCTGGCTCGCTGCGCAAACATGAGTGCCTCGACCTTCCATGAGCACTTCAAGCGCGGCACCCTGTTGTCCCCGGTGCAGTATCTGAAGCGTCTACGACTGCTCAAGGCGCAGCGGATGTTGATCGCCGAAGGCATCGGTGTGGCGCAGGTTGCCCTGCGCGTGGGGTATCAAAGTACGTCGCAATTCAGTCGGGAATATAAGCGTTACTTCGAGCACAGCCCGGGGGATGAAGCGATGGGTGCTCATCCATAA
- a CDS encoding NAD(P)-dependent alcohol dehydrogenase gives MYKAIGYAAQSATAPLAPMNFERRSPRADDVAIEILYCGVCHSDIHQARNEWGIAVYPLMPGHEIVGKVTAVGADVSRYKVGDKVGVGCMVDSCRQCEACNADLEQYCLEGPTQTYASKDRVDGSITMGGYSDSIVVSERFVVRIPEKLDLASAAPILCAGITTYSPLKHYNVKPGDKVGILGMGGLGHMGIKFAKAMGAEVTLFTRSEAKAEEGRRQGADHVIVSTDAKQMAAAAGHFDFLLDTIPVQHDLNPYLQTLRFDGVHILVGLVEPVEPPVHSANLVTKRRVLAGSMIGGMAETQEVLDFCAEHGITCDIEMLDIRNINDAFTRVVAGDVKYRFVIDMASLKA, from the coding sequence ATGTATAAAGCCATCGGTTACGCCGCCCAGTCGGCCACCGCCCCCCTCGCCCCCATGAACTTCGAACGCCGCAGCCCTCGGGCCGATGACGTGGCCATCGAGATTCTCTACTGCGGCGTCTGCCACTCCGATATCCACCAGGCACGCAACGAATGGGGGATCGCCGTCTATCCCTTGATGCCAGGCCACGAGATCGTTGGCAAGGTGACCGCTGTCGGCGCAGACGTCAGCCGCTACAAAGTCGGCGATAAGGTCGGGGTCGGTTGCATGGTCGATTCCTGCCGCCAATGCGAAGCCTGCAACGCTGACCTGGAGCAGTATTGCCTGGAAGGACCGACCCAGACTTACGCGTCGAAAGACCGCGTCGACGGCAGTATCACCATGGGTGGTTACTCTGACAGTATCGTGGTCAGCGAGCGTTTCGTCGTGCGCATCCCAGAGAAACTGGACTTGGCCAGCGCGGCGCCAATTCTCTGCGCAGGGATCACCACGTACTCGCCACTCAAGCACTACAACGTGAAACCGGGCGACAAGGTCGGCATCCTCGGCATGGGCGGTCTGGGTCACATGGGTATCAAATTCGCCAAAGCCATGGGCGCCGAAGTGACCCTGTTCACCCGCTCCGAGGCCAAGGCAGAGGAAGGCCGTCGTCAGGGCGCCGACCATGTAATCGTGTCAACCGATGCCAAACAGATGGCAGCCGCAGCCGGCCATTTCGACTTCCTGCTGGACACCATTCCGGTGCAACACGACCTCAACCCCTACCTGCAAACCCTGCGTTTCGATGGCGTGCATATTCTGGTGGGGCTGGTCGAGCCGGTGGAACCTCCAGTGCATTCGGCCAACCTGGTCACGAAACGTCGCGTGCTGGCAGGCTCGATGATCGGTGGCATGGCGGAAACCCAGGAAGTCCTGGACTTCTGCGCCGAGCATGGCATCACCTGCGACATCGAGATGCTCGACATCCGCAACATCAACGACGCCTTCACTCGAGTGGTCGCGGGCGACGTGAAGTACCGTTTCGTCATCGACATGGCGAGCTTGAAAGCCTGA
- a CDS encoding IclR family transcriptional regulator — MQHDSLNPAISNATKDVSPTGTQTLLRGLGVVQAVASGARDLKEIARVIGTTRSTTHRLVSCLVEERYLRVLPQVGYLLGPKLIELGFQAREEVPLAILARPYLDELSALTGDTVHLAIREGDDVLYLHKNPGRNGPEMRSRVGHRMPLARTGIGKALMIDCTQDEWQRLYQVSLPVDGKSMVWPQHQEQSWEQFQQRMQDYVAGGYAFDLEDNEPSIRCVAAPVRDASNRIVAGISIASTVPYMPLEKMAELIPLIKQTAARLSAELGAKA, encoded by the coding sequence ATGCAGCACGATTCACTCAACCCTGCGATAAGCAACGCCACCAAGGACGTCTCGCCAACCGGTACCCAAACCCTGTTGCGTGGGCTTGGTGTGGTTCAGGCCGTGGCCAGCGGTGCCCGTGACCTCAAGGAAATTGCCCGGGTTATCGGCACCACGCGCAGCACGACCCATCGCCTGGTCAGTTGTCTGGTGGAGGAGCGTTATCTGCGGGTTTTGCCACAGGTGGGTTACCTGCTCGGGCCCAAGCTGATCGAGCTGGGTTTTCAGGCCCGTGAGGAAGTGCCGCTGGCAATTTTGGCGCGTCCATACCTCGACGAGTTGTCAGCGCTGACCGGGGATACCGTGCACTTGGCGATTCGTGAGGGTGATGACGTGCTGTATCTGCACAAAAATCCAGGTCGCAATGGTCCCGAAATGCGCTCGCGGGTCGGTCATCGCATGCCGTTGGCGCGCACCGGGATTGGCAAGGCGTTGATGATTGATTGCACGCAGGACGAGTGGCAGCGTCTGTATCAGGTCAGTTTGCCAGTCGACGGAAAATCCATGGTGTGGCCGCAGCATCAGGAACAGTCCTGGGAACAGTTCCAGCAGCGAATGCAGGACTATGTCGCGGGGGGCTATGCGTTTGATCTGGAGGACAACGAACCGTCGATTCGCTGTGTCGCCGCGCCGGTACGTGATGCCAGCAACCGAATCGTTGCTGGCATCAGTATTGCCAGTACCGTGCCTTATATGCCCCTGGAGAAAATGGCCGAGCTGATCCCGCTGATCAAACAGACCGCAGCGCGACTCTCGGCCGAGTTAGGGGCCAAAGCCTGA
- a CDS encoding MFS transporter: MQPQTFAGKTSLVTPSRKRFFIMVLLFITVVINYLDRANLSIAAPALTTELGIDPIHVGLIFSAFGWTYAAMQIPGGWLVDRVPPRILYAVALLLWSLATIMLGFAASFIALFVLRMAVGALEAPAYPINSRVVTTWFPERERATAIGFYTSGQFVGLAFLTPVLAWLQAQYGWHMVFVSTGAVGVIWALVWFLVYREPRDFNGVNQAEIELIRDGGGLVDIQTSTEKNKRGFSWPDLGIVLSKRKLWGIYLGQFCLNSTLWFFLTWFPTYLVKYRGMDFIKSGLLASLPFLAAFVGVLCSGFFSDWLIRRGSSVGFARKLPIIGGLLISTSIIGANYVESTPLVIAFLALAFFGNGLASITWSLVSTLAPARLLGLTGGTFNFIGNLAAITTPIVIGFLATGDSFAPAITYVAVLALVGALSYILLVGKVERIEL; encoded by the coding sequence ATGCAACCTCAGACCTTCGCAGGAAAGACGTCATTAGTGACGCCGAGCCGTAAGCGTTTTTTCATCATGGTGCTGTTGTTCATTACGGTAGTGATCAACTACCTGGATCGCGCCAACCTGTCGATTGCTGCACCGGCCCTGACCACGGAGCTGGGGATCGATCCGATTCATGTCGGTTTGATCTTTTCCGCTTTCGGCTGGACCTACGCCGCGATGCAGATCCCCGGCGGCTGGCTGGTGGACCGCGTACCGCCGCGGATTCTCTATGCCGTCGCGCTGTTGCTGTGGTCACTGGCGACCATCATGCTCGGCTTCGCGGCCAGTTTTATCGCGCTGTTTGTTCTGCGTATGGCAGTGGGCGCCCTGGAAGCGCCGGCTTATCCAATCAACAGCCGCGTGGTGACCACTTGGTTCCCGGAGCGTGAACGGGCGACGGCGATTGGGTTTTATACGTCCGGGCAGTTTGTCGGGCTGGCGTTTCTGACGCCGGTTCTGGCCTGGTTGCAGGCGCAGTATGGCTGGCACATGGTTTTCGTCAGCACTGGTGCCGTGGGTGTCATCTGGGCACTGGTGTGGTTTTTGGTGTATCGCGAGCCGCGTGATTTCAACGGCGTCAATCAGGCGGAAATCGAGCTGATTCGCGACGGGGGCGGGCTGGTGGATATCCAGACCAGTACCGAGAAAAACAAACGCGGTTTCAGCTGGCCGGATCTGGGGATCGTCCTGAGCAAGCGCAAGCTCTGGGGCATCTATTTGGGCCAGTTCTGTCTGAACTCGACGCTGTGGTTCTTCCTGACCTGGTTCCCGACTTACCTGGTGAAGTACCGTGGCATGGACTTCATAAAGTCCGGTTTACTGGCCTCACTGCCGTTTCTTGCGGCATTCGTGGGTGTGCTCTGTTCGGGTTTCTTCTCCGATTGGCTGATCCGTCGCGGCAGCAGCGTGGGTTTTGCCCGCAAGTTGCCGATTATCGGCGGGTTGCTGATTTCGACCTCAATCATAGGCGCCAACTACGTCGAGTCGACACCGCTGGTGATCGCCTTTCTCGCGCTAGCGTTCTTCGGTAACGGGCTGGCGTCGATCACCTGGTCGCTGGTGTCGACTCTGGCGCCAGCCCGATTGCTGGGATTGACCGGCGGCACCTTTAATTTCATCGGCAACCTGGCGGCGATCACCACACCCATCGTGATCGGTTTTCTGGCAACAGGGGATTCTTTTGCGCCCGCGATCACCTACGTAGCCGTGTTGGCGCTGGTAGGGGCGCTGTCGTACATTCTGTTGGTGGGGAAGGTCGAGCGCATCGAGTTGTAA
- the dgoD gene encoding galactonate dehydratase: MKITKLTTFIVPPRWLFLKIETDQGVTGWGEPVVEGRAHTVAAAVDELSDYLIGKDPRNIEDIWTVLYRGGFYRGGAVHMSALAGIDQALWDIKGKALGVSVSDLLGGQVRDKIRVYSWIGGDRPADTARAAKEAVDRGFTAIKMNGTEELQFLDSFEKVDLALANVAAVRDAVGPNVGIGVDFHGRVHKPMAKVLMKELDPYKLMFIEEPVLSENYEALKELAPLTSTPIALGERLFSRWDFKRVLSEGYVDIIQPDASHAGGITETRKIANMAEAYDVALALHCPLGPIALAACLQLDAVCYNAFIQEQSLGIHYNESNDLLDYIKNPEVFDYDKGFVKIPNGPGLGIEINEEYVKERAAIGHRWRNPIWRHADGSFAEW, encoded by the coding sequence ATGAAAATCACCAAACTCACGACGTTTATTGTTCCGCCACGCTGGTTGTTCCTGAAAATCGAGACCGACCAAGGTGTGACCGGTTGGGGCGAGCCGGTGGTCGAAGGCCGTGCGCACACGGTCGCTGCGGCGGTGGATGAATTGTCCGATTACCTGATTGGCAAGGACCCGCGCAACATCGAGGACATCTGGACCGTGCTCTATCGCGGCGGTTTTTATCGGGGTGGGGCGGTGCACATGAGCGCCCTGGCCGGGATTGATCAGGCGTTGTGGGACATCAAGGGCAAGGCCCTGGGTGTGTCGGTCAGCGATTTGCTCGGCGGTCAGGTGCGCGACAAAATCCGAGTGTATTCCTGGATCGGCGGTGATCGCCCAGCCGACACCGCTCGCGCTGCCAAAGAGGCCGTGGACCGTGGTTTTACCGCCATCAAGATGAACGGCACCGAGGAGTTGCAGTTCCTCGACTCCTTCGAAAAAGTCGACCTGGCGCTGGCCAACGTCGCCGCCGTGCGGGATGCCGTCGGGCCTAACGTCGGCATTGGCGTCGACTTCCATGGCCGGGTGCACAAACCCATGGCCAAGGTGCTAATGAAGGAACTCGATCCGTACAAGTTGATGTTCATCGAAGAACCGGTGCTCAGCGAGAACTACGAAGCACTCAAGGAACTGGCGCCCCTGACCAGCACCCCGATTGCCTTGGGTGAGCGATTGTTTTCGCGCTGGGACTTCAAACGAGTCCTGAGCGAAGGCTACGTCGACATCATTCAGCCCGATGCCTCGCACGCAGGCGGGATCACCGAAACCCGCAAAATTGCCAACATGGCTGAAGCTTACGATGTCGCCCTCGCGCTGCATTGTCCGCTAGGGCCGATTGCCCTGGCTGCCTGTTTGCAACTGGATGCGGTTTGCTACAACGCGTTTATCCAGGAGCAGAGCCTGGGCATCCATTACAACGAAAGTAACGACCTGCTCGATTACATCAAAAACCCGGAAGTATTCGACTACGACAAAGGCTTCGTGAAGATCCCCAACGGCCCGGGCCTGGGCATCGAAATCAACGAAGAATACGTCAAGGAGCGCGCCGCCATCGGCCATCGCTGGCGTAACCCGATCTGGCGCCATGCCGATGGCAGTTTTGCCGAGTGGTGA
- a CDS encoding 2-dehydro-3-deoxy-6-phosphogalactonate aldolase → MLKQTLAKNGLIAILRGLRPEEAASIGEVLYQAGFRVIEVPLNSPEPYDSIRILRATLPADCLIGAGTVLTPEQVGRVKEAGGQVIVMPHSDPKVLRAAKAAGLYLSPGVATPTEAFAALAEGADVLKLFPAEQMGPAVVKAFLAVLPAGTALIPVGGITPDNMQVFIDAGVCGFGLGSGLFKPGMSAAEVAERADAYVSAWNQLS, encoded by the coding sequence ATGCTCAAACAAACACTGGCTAAAAACGGCTTGATCGCGATCCTCCGTGGTCTGCGTCCTGAAGAGGCGGCGTCCATCGGTGAGGTGCTGTATCAAGCGGGTTTTCGCGTCATCGAAGTGCCGCTTAACTCACCTGAGCCTTACGACAGCATCCGTATTCTGCGCGCAACGTTGCCCGCCGATTGCCTTATCGGCGCTGGCACGGTGTTGACGCCTGAGCAAGTGGGGCGGGTCAAGGAGGCGGGCGGTCAAGTGATCGTCATGCCGCACAGCGACCCAAAGGTGCTGCGCGCAGCCAAAGCGGCGGGCTTGTACCTGTCGCCGGGTGTTGCCACGCCGACCGAGGCCTTCGCCGCACTGGCTGAGGGCGCGGACGTACTCAAGCTGTTTCCCGCCGAGCAAATGGGGCCCGCAGTGGTCAAGGCCTTCCTTGCTGTATTGCCAGCCGGTACCGCACTGATCCCGGTGGGCGGCATTACCCCGGACAACATGCAGGTCTTTATCGACGCCGGTGTGTGCGGTTTCGGACTTGGCTCCGGGTTGTTCAAACCGGGGATGAGCGCCGCTGAGGTTGCCGAGCGCGCCGATGCCTACGTATCTGCATGGAATCAATTGAGCTGA